A genome region from Deltaproteobacteria bacterium includes the following:
- a CDS encoding type II toxin-antitoxin system Phd/YefM family antitoxin: MREVSSTELARQLSQVLDLVESKGEEIVIVRNKQRIARILPGPVRMTALEALSDLYRTLPEQAAKGWVKESRHSSLGKQNLNLLKNPWDI, from the coding sequence ATGCGTGAAGTGAGTTCAACCGAATTAGCCAGGCAACTCAGCCAAGTGCTTGACCTCGTTGAATCAAAAGGCGAGGAGATTGTCATTGTTAGAAATAAACAGCGGATTGCCCGTATCCTTCCTGGGCCTGTCCGCATGACCGCGTTAGAAGCACTTTCGGATCTTTATCGTACCCTTCCTGAACAGGCTGCCAAGGGTTGGGTCAAAGAAAGTCGCCATTCTTCCCTCGGTAAACAAAATTTAAACCTCCTAAAAAACCCATGGGATATTTAA
- a CDS encoding type II toxin-antitoxin system VapC family toxin yields the protein MGYLIDTCIWVDVEQGALAAADIAVYTKNEPVFISPVTLAELKFGAEITKQPDLKQKRLSAVSRLIHKPILRIDEMTGIIFGTLSAELKKTGRGHEFRIQDLWIASQCVQHGIKLMTHNLKDFKDIPGLEMVIIRK from the coding sequence ATGGGATATTTAATTGATACCTGCATTTGGGTTGATGTTGAGCAAGGTGCCCTTGCAGCTGCCGATATTGCAGTTTACACTAAAAATGAACCTGTATTTATCTCCCCCGTCACCTTGGCTGAATTAAAATTTGGGGCAGAAATTACTAAACAACCTGATCTTAAACAAAAAAGACTTTCAGCCGTAAGCCGACTGATTCACAAACCTATTCTACGAATTGATGAAATGACAGGTATTATTTTTGGCACTTTATCGGCAGAGCTTAAAAAAACAGGCCGTGGCCACGAATTTCGTATTCAAGATTTGTGGATAGCAAGCCAGTGCGTGCAACATGGCATCAAGCTTATGACCCATAATCTAAAAGATTTTAAAGATATCCCTGGCCTAGAAATGGTCATTATTCGTAAATAG
- a CDS encoding virulence RhuM family protein: MTKKTDSQERSQIILYQTEDGKMKVQVKMDGETVWLSQKQMGALFDCSSDNIGLHLKNIFKSSELTEKSVTEDFSVTANDGKTYQVKHYNLDAIISVGYRVNSLRGTQFRIWATQRLREYIVKGFTLDDERLKQGGHKSRFFEELLERIRDIRSSERMLYQKVTDIYATSIDYRKDAKETDKFFKTVQNKMHFAVSGKTAAELIAERVDSKKPLVGLTNFSGLRLIQRDIYIAKNYLNETELEMLNRIVDAYLSFAEIQAKSEHAMTMKDWISKLDEYLTLLGKGVLMNAGSVSAEAAGEKALKEYEKYRQEQDKKYISDFDREVKKLTDKPTKPRKK; encoded by the coding sequence ATGACAAAGAAAACCGACAGTCAAGAAAGATCACAAATTATTCTGTACCAAACAGAAGATGGAAAAATGAAAGTCCAAGTCAAAATGGATGGGGAGACAGTGTGGCTTTCTCAAAAGCAAATGGGAGCACTTTTTGATTGTAGTTCCGATAATATCGGATTGCATCTGAAAAATATCTTTAAAAGTTCAGAGTTAACTGAAAAATCAGTTACCGAGGATTTCTCGGTAACTGCCAATGATGGTAAAACTTATCAGGTCAAGCATTATAACCTCGATGCCATAATTTCCGTAGGCTATCGTGTGAATTCTCTTCGTGGCACACAATTTCGTATATGGGCAACGCAGCGTTTGCGAGAATACATTGTAAAAGGATTTACGTTGGATGACGAACGCCTTAAACAAGGGGGCCACAAATCTCGCTTTTTTGAAGAACTCTTGGAGCGGATACGGGATATTCGTTCAAGCGAGAGGATGCTGTATCAGAAAGTGACCGATATCTACGCAACCAGCATTGACTATCGTAAAGATGCCAAGGAAACAGATAAGTTTTTCAAAACGGTTCAAAACAAAATGCACTTTGCCGTCAGTGGAAAAACTGCCGCAGAACTGATTGCCGAACGCGTTGACAGTAAAAAGCCGCTGGTGGGGCTTACCAATTTTTCGGGTTTGCGGCTAATTCAACGCGATATCTACATCGCGAAAAATTATTTGAACGAAACCGAACTTGAAATGCTCAATCGTATCGTCGATGCCTATTTGTCATTTGCCGAGATTCAAGCCAAGAGTGAACACGCCATGACCATGAAGGACTGGATCAGCAAGCTTGATGAGTACCTGACCCTTTTGGGAAAAGGCGTTTTAATGAATGCTGGCAGTGTGAGCGCGGAAGCTGCGGGAGAGAAGGCGTTAAAAGAATATGAAAAATATCGCCAAGAGCAGGATAAAAAATATATTTCAGATTTTGATCGTGAGGTGAAAAAGCTCACCGATAAGCCAACGAAGCCAAGGAAAAAATGA